The following proteins come from a genomic window of Amphiura filiformis chromosome 16, Afil_fr2py, whole genome shotgun sequence:
- the LOC140135512 gene encoding uncharacterized protein produces the protein MASTSSKHDKDKSQDRSQDGSQDLTVDSRPDGSFDVQFENVNFKCIHCDRFFRDTHTFQEHVLTAHSGNVSHLCNTCGENFEDGASLQIHKRTHQVSGSTHTLQDEADCSGDVHDKQTDSEPTLGTNAASPYAEHFEDADASASRAHCHTEEDIDNRTPRHETISTNSRPPPSEGHHIPAGPLLSATHNKTNSIADKEKRTVSVVKGNDTDRSQDRRDSKVASGKFRYICSSCKQSFSEPDSLISHHTETHMGVKPVSGTASSSISKKHVLTERKQKASTKRKGFGNNSCEDGGKVKPGTTKSSVSKKQVSTERSQKDSKKVESISKSCHSSKRSKVKVQTEKKEKESTSSQEKKVVVPVESAMVSEEIKHQCSVCNEYFQDKTRLEIHKICHASDQSYQCTSCGKSFTELSKLFQHIKDDKTHQKPDNCPVCEKHLKSRKSIEDHVMGHYGVQPYSCHLCNKRFSCRKALTPHINWHEGKYKCDECGKHCHSKNILALHKRKHSSDMLYKCQFCRKGFKHKKSLETHNCLKHNTCEDGGKVKVGTGISEFSQIKTEMSAEICQNASTEGKENNSSIPSGSLKRTDKIKTETKETGLVSEEAQHQCSFCKESFQDETALETHKTCHTSISCRCVPCDKSFSDVSKLLQHIKDDKTHQKPDNCPICDKFFKFRNDITDHVTGHFGLVTYHPCTVCDKQFTSMKTLKQHILWHQGKYKCDECGKHCQSKYILMLHKRKHSSNMLYKCQFCGKGFKHKKSHKNHNCLPSIHGNETKDPPAKLHVCSHCGNSYARRYTLLNHERRKHTTTLQERFPCTQCDKSYEHKGSLRDHMATVHSGNGQPQLYLCTVCGKQYKSKNALKKHEIGIHSVVKPFQCPTCLKRFGHREVLRIHIAGKHTDVKPYLCPQCGKRFVHKQSLSIHLRIHSKEKPYQCKFCNKSIRYLSALKNHERLHTGEKPYRCTVCGQQFRTANLLNIHKKTKHTKDNPNVCSFCQTVYATEGQLNYHMRIHTKPCMCVTCGKGYATNFKLKLHQKTHDGLDSSKSIQYKNTLKNHEGLYTGEKPYSCTDCGRQFRTTHNLNVHKKMHHTKDKPHVCSICNKQWKDKSRLNQHMRNHTKPFKCVTCGKGYAHNNQLILHQKTHDNESRYGNELSRDEYLYKCDFCSKSFQHKNTLNNHERLHTDEKPYRCTECGHQFRNIGNLNVHKKMHHSKDKPHVCSICNKRWATKGHLKHHMLYHVKPYMCHLWERVCYKLQIKIASGDT, from the exons ATGGCATCCACATCATCAAAACATGACAAGGATAAGTCGCAAGACAGGTCTCAAGACGGGTCGCAAGACCTCACAGTAGATTCAAGACCAGATGGTTCTTTTGACGTGCAATTTGAAAATGTCAACTTCAAATGCATTCATTGTGATCGTTTTTTTCGAGACACACACACCTTTCAAGAGCATGTACTTACTGCGCATTCAGGCAATGTCTCCCATCTGTGTAATACGTGTGGAGAAAACTTTGAAGATGGCGCCTCGTTGCAAATCCACAAAAGGACGCACCAAGTGTCTGGCAGTACACACACGTTACAAGATGAGGCGGATTGTAGTGGGGATGTTCATGATAAACAGACTGACAG TGAGCCAACCTTGGGTACGAATGCAGCAAGTCCATACGCAGAGCACTTTGAAGATGCAGATGCCTCAGCAAGCAGAGCCCATTGTCACACAGAAGAGGATATAGACAACAGAACTCCAAGACATGAAACAATATCAACAAACTCTAGGCCCCCTCCTAGTGAAGGTCATCATATTCCTGCAGGCCCATTACTGTCGGcaacacataataaaacaaatagcATCGCTGACAAAGAGAAGCGGACAGTATCTGTGGTAAAAGGAAATGATACTGACCGCAGTCAGGATAGAAGAGATTCAAAAGTAGCAAGCGGAAAGTTTCGATATATTTGTTCATCATGTAAGCAATCTTTTTCAGAACCTGATAGTTTAATCAGTCACCATACCGAAACACACATGGGGGTTAAACCTGTGAGTGGCACCGCATCATCCTCTATAAGTAAAAAACACGTGTTGACTGAAAGAAAGCAAAAAGCTTCCACCAAAAGAAAGGGATTTGGAAATAATTCATGTGAAGATGGAGGAAAAGTGAAACCTGGCACCACAAAATCCTCTGTAAGTAAGAAACAAGTGTCCACTGAAAGAAGCCAAAAAGATTCAAAGAAAGTGGAGTCTATAAGTAAATCATGTCATTCCTcaaaaagatcaaaggtcaaagttcaaacagaaaaaaaggaaaaagaatcCACTTCAAGTCAGGAAAAGAAGGTTGTGGTTCCAGTAGAATCTGCTATGGTTTCTGAGGAAATAAAACACCAATGTTCCGTTTGCAATGAATATTTTCAAGACAAAACTAGACTAGAAATTCATAAAATCTGTCACGCATCAGACCAGTCATATCAGTGTACATCATGTGGCAAATCCTTCACAGAGCTTAGCAAACTATTCCAGCATATCAAAGATGACAAAACTCATCAGAAACCAGACAATTGTCCCGTATGTGAGAAACACCTcaaatccagaaaaagtatagaagATCATGTTATGGGTCATTATGGGGTTCAGCCTTATTCATGTCATCTGTGTAACAAGCGATTCTCATGTAGAAAAGCCCTCACGCCACACATTAATTGGCATGAGGGCAAGTATAAATGTGACGAATGTGGTAAACATTGCCATTCTAAGAATATACTCGCGCTTCATAAAAGGAAACACAGCAGCGATATGCTTTATAAGTGTCAATTCTGCAGGAAGGGGTTTAAACATAAGAAAAGTCTGGAGACGCACAATTGTTTGAAGCATAATACTTGTGAAGATGGAGGAAAAGTTAAAGTTGGTACAGGCATTTCAGAATTCTCTCAAATTAAGACAGAAATGTCTGCTGAAATATGTCAAAATGCTTCCACAGAGGGAAAGGAAAATAATTCATCTATTCCAAGTGGTTCCTTGAAAAGGACAGACAAAATTAAAACGGAAACAAAGGAAACTGGTTTGGTTTCTGAGGAAGCACAGCACCAATGTTCTTTTTGCAAGGAAAGTTTTCAAGATGAAACTGCATTAGAGACTCACAAAACCTGTCACACATCGATATCGTGTCGGTGCGTACCGTGTGACAAGTCCTTTTCAGACGTTAGCAAACTATTGCAGCACATCAAGGATGACAAAACGCATCAAAAACCAGACAATTGTCCCATATGTGATAAATTCTTCAAATTTAGAAATGATATAACGGATCATGTTACGGGGCATTTCGGGCTTGTGACTTATCATCCATGCACAGTGTGCGACAAGCAATTCACATCTATGAAAACTCTCAAACAACACATTTTGTGGCATCAAGGCAAATATAAATGTGATGAATGTGGTAAACATTGCCAGTCTAAGTATATTCTCATGCTTCATAAAAGGAAACACAGTAGCAATATGCTTTATAAGTGTCAATTCTGCGGGAAGGGGTTTAAACATAAGAAAAGTCACAAGAACCATAATTGCTTGCCAAGTATCCATGGTAATGAAACTAAAGACCCACCTGCCAAATTGCATGTTTGTTCACATTGTGGGAATAGTTATGCAAGACGCTATACACTATTAAACCATGAACGCCGTAAACACACAACAACGCTACAGGAACGTTTTCCTTGTACACAATGTGACAAAAGCTATGAGCATAAAGGTTCACTTAGAGACCACATGGCGACTGTTCATTCTGGGAATGGACAGCCTCAACTATATTTGTGTACTGTGTGtggaaaacaatataaaagtaaGAATGCTTTGAAAAAACATGAAATCGGCATACATTCTGTTGTCAAGCCTTTTCAGTGTCCAACATGTCTGAAACGTTTTGGCCATAGAGAGGTTTTGCGCATCCATATCGCAGGTAAACATACAGATGTTAAGCCATACCTCTGCCCTCAATGTGGGAAGCGGTTTGTACACAAACAATCGTTGAGCATTCACTTGCGGATCCactccaaagagaaaccgtaccaATGTAAATTCTGTAATAAATCAATTAGGTACCTTAGTGCCTTAAAGAACCACGAGAGACTCCATACAGGCGAGAAACCGTACAGATGCACAGTATGCGGTCAACAGTTTCGTACCGCAAATTTACTGAATATTCATAAGAAGACAAAGCACACCAAAGATAATCCCAATGTTTGTAGTTTCTGCCAGACAGTATATGCAACTGAGGGTCAATTGAATTATCATATGCGTATTCATACCAAGCCATGTATGTGTGTCACCTGTGGGAAAGGTTATGCCACAAACTTCAAATTAAAACTGCATCAGAAGACACATGATGGTTTGGACAGCAGTAAATCAATTCAGTACAAAAATACCTTGAAGAATCATGAGGGACTCTATACAGGGGAGAAGCCATACAGCTGCACAGATTGCGGTCGTCAGTTCCGTACAACGCATAATCTCAATGTCCACAAGAAGATGCATCACACCAAAGACAAGCCACATGTTTGTAGCATCTGTAATAAGCAATGGAAAGATAAGAGTCGCTTGAACCAGCATATGCGTAATCATACAAAACCATTTAAATGCGTCACCTGTGGTAAAGGGTATGCCCACAACAACCAATTAATATTACATCAGAAGACACATGATAATGAATCTCGATATGGCAATGAATTGAGCCGTGATGAGTACCTGTACAAATGTGATTTCTGCAGTAAATCATTTCAGCACAAAAACACCTTGAATAACCATGAGCGACTTCATACAGACGAGAAGCCGTACAGGTGTACAGAATGCGGTCATCAGTTTCGTAATATAGGTAATCTCAATGTTCATAAGAAGATGCATCACAGCAAAGACAAGCCACATGTTTGCAGCATATGTAATAAACGCTGGGCAACTAAGGGTCACTTGAAGCATCATATGCTCTATCATGTCAAACCGTACATGTGTCACTTGTGGGAAAGGGTTTGCTACAAACTACAGATTAAAATTGCATCAGGTGACACATGA